A genomic stretch from Larimichthys crocea isolate SSNF chromosome XXII, L_crocea_2.0, whole genome shotgun sequence includes:
- the f11r.1 gene encoding F11 receptor, tandem duplicate 1 translates to MLCGAVSVALFFFTASVVRGFSVTTSNPDVKVKENEGVDLTCSYSADFGSNARVEWKFMDPKGSQTYVIFDGKATGPYSSRVTMYGSNLRFSKVTRKDNGVYDCEVSGNGQPGESRVKLTVLVPPSPPLCRVPTSVTTGKKAVLSCHDNDGSPPPKYNWYKDGVLLPLDPSKISGFKNATYRLNADTGNLDFPAVTKMDSGQYYCEASNSAGPAQRCIGAKMEVRDLNTGGIVAGVIVALLLLALLGFGLWYAHKKGYLPKKTESKPKASVVYQPPSLYGGEEEDGDFKQKSSFVV, encoded by the exons ATGTTGTGCGGGGCGGTTTCGGTAGCTTTGTTCTTCTTCACAGCTTCAG ttgtgagAGGCTTCTCAGTCACGACCAGTAATCCTGATGTGAAGGTCAAAGAGAACGAAG ggGTCGACCTCACGTGTTCGTATTCAGCTGACTTTGGTTCAAACGCCAGAGTGGAGTGGAAGTTCATGGACCCGAAGGGCTCGCAGACGTACGTGATCTTTGACGGGAAAGCAACAG GTCCGTACTCCAGCCGGGTGACGATGTACGGCAGCAACCTGAGGTTCTCCAAAGTGACCCGGAAGGATAACGGCGTGTACGACTGTGAGGTGTCCGGCAACGGGCAGCCAGGAGAGTCCCGAGTGAAGCTGACTGTTCTGG TGCCTCCATCTCCACCCCTGTGCAGAGTTCCCACGTCTGTGACGACGGGCAAGAAGGCCGTCCTGTCCTGCCACGACAATGATGGCTCCCCTCCACCCAAATATAACTGGTACAAAGACGGTGTCCTTCTGCCTCTCGACCCCTCCAAGATCTCCGGCTTCAAGAACGCCACCTACAGGCTGAACGCAGACACCGGAAACCTG GACTTTCCTGCAGTAACCAAGATGGACTCGGGTCAGTACTACTGTGAGGCGTCCAACAGTGCCGGGCCTGCTCAGCGCTGCATTGGCGCCAAAATGGAAGTCC GTGACCTCAACACGGGAGGAATTGTTGCCGGGGTGATCgtggctctgctgctgctcgcctTACTGGGATTTGGCCTTTGGTACGCCCACAAGAAAGGATACCTGCCCA AGAAGACCGAAAG CAAACCCAAAGCCAGCGTGGTCTACCAGCCTCCGTCACTGTACGGcggagaagaggaagat ggggATTTCAAACAGAAGTCATCGTTCGTGGTATAG